Within Campylobacter jejuni, the genomic segment ATAACCCTTTTAGGTCTAAGTGGCTGTGGAAAATCCACTCTTTTAAGGTGTATAGCAGGGCTTAGCCAAATTAATGGAGGAAAAATTTCTTTAAATGATAAAGATCTTACCAAATTAAGTCCTCAAAAAAGAAATATAGGTATGGTTTTTCAAAATTACGCTTTTTTTCCAAATCTTAATGTTTTTGAAAATGTAGCTTTTGGTTTAAAGATCAAAAAAATGGATAAAAAGGACATAGAAAAAAGAGTGAAAAAAATGTTAAAACTCGTCGAGCTTGAAGAATACGCTAAAACTTATCCACATAAGCTTTCAGGCGGACAAATGCAAAGAGTGGCTTTAGCAAGATCTTTGGTGACTAAACCTGATTTACTTTTACTTGATGAGCCTTTATCGGCACTTGATGCTAAAATTCGTAAGCATTTAAGGGTGCAAATTAAAGAAATTCAAAAAGAACTTGAACTCACCACTATTTTTGTAACGCACGATCAAGAAGAAGCTTTAGAGTTATCCGATACGATTATTTTAATGAATGAGGGTAAAATCATACAAAATTCCAACGCAAATAATCTTTATCTTTTACCAGAATCTCATTTTGTGGCTAGCTTTATAGGAAATTACAATATTTTAAGCCCTAAAGAGCTTGATAGCTTGGGTTTAAAACACGATTTTAAAAAAGATATAGCCTTACGTCCTGAAACCATAGAAATTTCTAACGAAGGCTTAGAGGCTAAGATCAAAGAAAAATCATTGTTAGGCAATATCATACGCTATAGGGTTAGAGTGCAAGAAATTGAATTTAAGGTAGATACTTTAAATTTTAGCACTCATAGTACTTATGAAGCAGGTGATAAAATCGCTTTAAAATTCAATCTTTCTTTAGCAAAAGAGTTAAAATGAAACTTGTTTTATTTGATTTAGATGATACTTTAATACAAGGCGATAGTGCTAAACTTTGGCTTAAATTTTGTGTTGAAAAAGGTTTTTTACCTCAAGAATATTTAGAAAAAATCGTTTTTTATCAAAAACAATATCAAGAAAAAAAGCTCGATATGGATGAATTTATGACTTTTTTCTTCAAAGCGTTAAGGGTAAAAATGAAGATAGAATTTCATCTTTAGTAGATGAATTTATAAAAATTTATATAAAACCTTATGAAAAAGCTAAAGAACTTATAATCAAATA encodes:
- a CDS encoding ABC transporter ATP-binding protein, whose translation is MAYLKIKNFKKAYGDKIIFEDIDFSAKKGEFITLLGLSGCGKSTLLRCIAGLSQINGGKISLNDKDLTKLSPQKRNIGMVFQNYAFFPNLNVFENVAFGLKIKKMDKKDIEKRVKKMLKLVELEEYAKTYPHKLSGGQMQRVALARSLVTKPDLLLLDEPLSALDAKIRKHLRVQIKEIQKELELTTIFVTHDQEEALELSDTIILMNEGKIIQNSNANNLYLLPESHFVASFIGNYNILSPKELDSLGLKHDFKKDIALRPETIEISNEGLEAKIKEKSLLGNIIRYRVRVQEIEFKVDTLNFSTHSTYEAGDKIALKFNLSLAKELK